A genome region from Microbacterium terricola includes the following:
- a CDS encoding DUF3048 domain-containing protein: protein MTSRPLRRSALVALALTAVLLAGCTGAPEAAVTSATPSPTATETPTPTPTPTPTPKPTTGSSPLTGEEVALGKITGPSLAAKIDNHWDARPQWGLDHTDMLYEELVEGGLTRYVAVWFSDVPKEIGPVRSIRPMDPDIISPLGGIVAYSGGKPQFVAMMHDTPVHNAVHGGADDEYMFRSNAKYAPHNVVVNARELRAAYKDIDPPQQQFAHAKIAETASATVYGTPAKGMDVAFSPVSARGWRWNAHSATYLRTQDGNKDMDSAGKQLRATNVVVMQVDIDWSYGIVPRTVMVDSGKAWVSTGGKVVSATWSKKSKTAPITLTNEHGVDIYLAPGNTWIELVPTSGSVKVVR, encoded by the coding sequence GTGACCTCCCGACCCCTGCGCCGCAGCGCACTCGTCGCACTCGCTCTGACCGCCGTGCTGCTGGCCGGCTGCACCGGTGCGCCGGAGGCGGCCGTGACGTCGGCGACACCGTCGCCGACGGCGACCGAGACGCCCACTCCGACGCCGACCCCCACACCGACGCCGAAGCCGACGACCGGCAGCTCGCCGCTCACGGGCGAGGAGGTGGCGCTGGGGAAGATCACCGGGCCGTCCCTGGCCGCGAAGATCGACAACCACTGGGACGCTCGCCCGCAGTGGGGGCTCGACCACACCGACATGCTCTACGAGGAGCTCGTCGAAGGCGGGCTGACGCGGTACGTGGCGGTGTGGTTCTCGGATGTGCCGAAGGAGATCGGGCCGGTGCGCAGCATCCGTCCCATGGATCCGGACATCATCAGCCCGCTCGGCGGGATCGTGGCCTATTCGGGCGGCAAGCCCCAGTTCGTCGCGATGATGCACGACACCCCGGTCCACAACGCGGTCCACGGCGGCGCGGACGACGAGTACATGTTCCGCTCGAACGCGAAGTACGCGCCGCACAACGTCGTCGTCAACGCGCGGGAGCTGCGCGCCGCGTACAAGGACATCGACCCGCCGCAGCAGCAGTTCGCGCACGCGAAGATCGCCGAGACGGCATCGGCGACCGTGTACGGGACGCCGGCGAAGGGCATGGACGTGGCGTTCTCGCCCGTGTCCGCCCGCGGCTGGCGCTGGAACGCGCACTCGGCGACGTACCTGCGCACGCAGGACGGCAACAAGGACATGGACTCGGCGGGCAAGCAGCTGCGGGCCACGAACGTCGTGGTGATGCAGGTCGACATCGACTGGTCGTACGGAATCGTGCCGCGCACCGTCATGGTCGACTCGGGGAAGGCCTGGGTCTCCACCGGCGGCAAGGTCGTCAGCGCCACGTGGTCGAAGAAGAGCAAGACCGCGCCGATCACGCTCACCAACGAGCACGGCGTGGACATCTACCTCGCTCCGGGCAACACCTGGATCGAGCTGGTTCCGACGAGCGGCTCCGTGAAGGTCGTCCGCTGA
- a CDS encoding DMT family transporter codes for MTRRRLPVWLALGGAVLIGVLTALQARINGQLGVRLDDGFAAAVVSFGSGLVILLALSALLPSGRRGFATLVTEVRGRRIPFWMLCGGAAGALTVATQGLAVGIIGVSLFTVGVVAGQAVCGLVIDRIGYGPAGIVAVTLGRVGGAALALVAVGVSLTGSGVHDVPAWMLVLPVLAGAGIAWQQATNGRLRQRVGTPLTATLVNFIGGTLLLAIAAAVHIAIDGPPAAFPTDPWLYLGGATGVVYIMLSAGLVAHTGVLLMGLASVVGQLSMSLILDLTWPAPASPGLAQELIMVAIAMASVVVATARRRRGQAGMRERSGRASSALRRPPPERSGLPPT; via the coding sequence ATGACCCGACGCCGTCTTCCCGTCTGGCTCGCGCTCGGCGGAGCCGTCCTCATCGGCGTGCTCACCGCCCTGCAGGCCCGCATCAACGGCCAGCTCGGCGTGCGCCTCGACGACGGGTTCGCCGCGGCCGTCGTCTCGTTCGGCTCGGGCCTGGTGATCCTCCTCGCCCTGTCGGCGCTGCTGCCGTCGGGGCGGCGAGGGTTCGCGACGCTCGTCACCGAAGTGCGCGGGCGCCGGATCCCGTTCTGGATGCTGTGCGGCGGAGCGGCGGGCGCCCTCACCGTCGCGACCCAGGGGCTCGCCGTCGGGATCATCGGGGTGTCGCTGTTCACGGTCGGGGTGGTGGCCGGCCAGGCCGTGTGCGGTCTGGTGATCGACCGGATCGGGTACGGCCCCGCCGGCATCGTCGCGGTCACGCTCGGCCGCGTCGGCGGTGCCGCGCTCGCGCTCGTCGCCGTCGGCGTCTCGCTCACCGGCTCCGGGGTCCATGATGTGCCGGCATGGATGCTGGTGCTCCCCGTGCTCGCCGGCGCGGGCATCGCGTGGCAGCAGGCCACGAACGGACGGCTCCGGCAGCGCGTCGGCACCCCGTTGACGGCGACGCTCGTCAACTTCATCGGCGGCACGCTGCTGCTGGCGATCGCCGCGGCCGTCCACATCGCGATCGACGGCCCGCCCGCGGCCTTCCCGACCGACCCCTGGCTGTACCTGGGCGGCGCAACGGGAGTCGTCTACATCATGCTGTCGGCGGGACTCGTGGCGCACACGGGCGTGCTGCTGATGGGCCTGGCCTCCGTCGTCGGACAGCTGTCCATGTCGCTCATCCTCGACCTGACGTGGCCGGCGCCGGCGAGCCCTGGTCTCGCGCAGGAGCTCATCATGGTGGCGATCGCGATGGCCTCGGTGGTCGTCGCGACCGCGCGGCGGCGCCGTGGTCAGGCGGGCATGCGCGAGAGGAGCGGGCGGGCGTCCAGCGCCTTGCGGCGTCCGCCGCCCGAGCGCTCCGGCTTGCCGCCGACGTAG
- a CDS encoding ABC transporter ATP-binding protein, producing MASVTFDNATRLYPGGTRPAVDKLNLEVADGEFLVLVGPSGCGKSTSLRMLAGLEEVNSGRILIGDRDVTDVPPKDRDIAMVFQNYALYPHMTVAENMGFALKIAGVGKEERAQRVLEAAKLLDLEEYLTRKPKALSGGQRQRVAMGRAIVRQPQVFLMDEPLSNLDAKLRVQTRTQIASLQRRLGVTTVYVTHDQTEALTMGDRIAVLKDGLLQQVGTPRDLYEKPNNVFVAGFIGSPAMNLFPADLAEGGVRFGSSVVGVEADTLARAHGSQVTIGVRPEDIVVNPSDGQGLPVDVDLVEELGADGYLYGHTEINGKRTDIVARVDGRRHPNAGDKVVLAAVPGHVHVFDVESGERLTDKAIASA from the coding sequence ATGGCGTCCGTCACGTTCGACAACGCAACCCGCCTGTACCCCGGGGGCACTCGCCCCGCCGTGGACAAGCTCAACCTCGAGGTCGCCGATGGCGAATTCCTCGTCCTGGTCGGTCCGTCCGGCTGTGGAAAGTCCACCTCGCTGCGCATGCTGGCCGGCCTCGAAGAGGTCAACTCGGGCCGCATCCTGATCGGCGATCGCGACGTCACCGACGTCCCGCCCAAGGACCGCGACATCGCGATGGTGTTCCAGAACTACGCGCTCTACCCGCACATGACCGTCGCGGAGAACATGGGCTTCGCCCTGAAGATCGCGGGCGTCGGCAAGGAGGAGCGTGCACAGCGCGTCCTCGAGGCCGCGAAGCTCCTCGACCTCGAGGAGTACCTCACCCGCAAGCCGAAGGCCCTCTCGGGTGGCCAGCGTCAGCGCGTCGCCATGGGCCGCGCGATCGTCCGCCAGCCGCAGGTGTTCCTCATGGACGAGCCGCTGTCGAACCTCGACGCCAAGCTGCGCGTGCAGACCCGCACCCAGATCGCGTCGCTGCAGCGTCGCCTGGGTGTCACCACGGTCTACGTCACGCACGACCAGACCGAGGCGCTCACGATGGGCGACCGCATCGCGGTGCTCAAGGACGGCCTCCTCCAGCAGGTGGGCACGCCGCGCGACCTGTACGAGAAGCCGAACAACGTGTTCGTGGCCGGCTTCATCGGCTCGCCCGCGATGAACCTGTTCCCGGCTGACCTGGCCGAGGGCGGCGTGCGCTTCGGCTCGTCGGTCGTCGGCGTCGAGGCGGACACGCTCGCCCGGGCGCACGGCTCCCAGGTCACCATCGGCGTGCGTCCCGAGGACATCGTCGTCAACCCGTCGGACGGCCAGGGCCTCCCGGTGGATGTCGACCTCGTCGAGGAGCTCGGCGCGGACGGCTACCTCTACGGCCACACCGAGATCAACGGCAAGCGCACCGACATCGTCGCGCGCGTCGACGGCCGCCGTCACCCGAACGCGGGCGACAAGGTCGTCCTGGCCGCCGTCCCCGGACACGTGCACGTGTTCGACGTCGAGTCGGGCGAGCGCCTGACCGACAAGGCGATCGCCTCGGCCTGA
- the groL gene encoding chaperonin GroEL (60 kDa chaperone family; promotes refolding of misfolded polypeptides especially under stressful conditions; forms two stacked rings of heptamers to form a barrel-shaped 14mer; ends can be capped by GroES; misfolded proteins enter the barrel where they are refolded when GroES binds), translating to MAKIIAFDEEARRGLERGLNILADAVKVTLGPRGRNVVLEKKWGAPTITNDGVSIAKEIELDDPYEKIGAELVKEVAKKTDDVAGDGTTTATVLAQALVREGLRNVAAGADPISLKKGIEKAVTAITDELLASAKEVESKEQIAATASISAADTSIGDLIAEAIDKVGKEGVVTVEESNTFGTELELTEGMRFDKGYLNPYFVTDPERQEAVFEDPYILIANQKISNIKDLLPIVDKVIQDGKELLIIAEDVEGEALATLVLNKIRGIFKSAAVKAPGFGDRRKAQLQDIAILTGGQVITEEVGLKLENATLDLLGRARKVIITKDETTIIEGAGDAAQIEGRVTQIRREIENTDSDYDREKLQERLAKLAGGVAVIKAGAATEVELKERKHRIEDAVRNAKAAVEEGIVPGGGVALIQSGRKALASLELTGDEATGANIVRVAIEAPLKQIALNAGLEPGVVANKVAELPDGHGLNAATGEYGDLFAQGIIDPAKVTRSALQNAASIAGLFLTTEAVVADKPEKSAAPAGDPTGGMDF from the coding sequence ATGGCAAAGATCATCGCTTTCGATGAGGAAGCCCGCCGTGGCCTCGAGCGGGGCCTCAACATCCTCGCCGACGCCGTCAAGGTGACCCTCGGCCCGCGCGGCCGCAACGTCGTGCTCGAGAAGAAGTGGGGCGCCCCCACGATCACGAACGACGGCGTCTCGATCGCGAAGGAGATCGAGCTCGACGACCCGTACGAGAAGATCGGCGCGGAGCTCGTCAAGGAGGTCGCCAAGAAGACGGATGACGTCGCGGGCGACGGCACCACCACCGCCACCGTGCTCGCTCAGGCGCTCGTGCGCGAGGGCCTGCGCAACGTCGCCGCCGGCGCCGACCCCATCTCGCTCAAGAAGGGCATCGAGAAGGCCGTCACCGCCATCACCGACGAGCTGCTGGCCTCGGCCAAGGAGGTCGAGTCGAAGGAGCAGATCGCCGCGACCGCGTCGATCTCCGCCGCAGACACCTCGATCGGCGACCTGATCGCCGAGGCGATCGACAAGGTCGGCAAGGAGGGTGTGGTCACCGTCGAGGAGTCCAACACCTTCGGCACCGAGCTCGAGCTCACCGAGGGCATGCGCTTCGACAAGGGCTACCTGAACCCCTACTTCGTGACCGACCCGGAGCGTCAGGAAGCGGTCTTCGAAGACCCCTACATCCTGATCGCGAACCAGAAGATCTCGAACATCAAGGACCTGCTGCCGATCGTCGACAAGGTGATCCAGGACGGCAAGGAGCTCCTCATCATCGCCGAGGACGTCGAGGGCGAAGCCCTGGCCACCCTGGTGCTGAACAAGATCCGCGGCATCTTCAAGTCGGCTGCCGTCAAGGCTCCCGGCTTCGGCGACCGTCGCAAGGCGCAGCTGCAGGACATCGCGATCCTCACCGGCGGCCAGGTCATCACCGAGGAGGTCGGTCTCAAGCTCGAGAACGCCACCCTCGACCTGCTCGGCCGTGCGCGCAAGGTCATCATCACCAAGGATGAGACGACCATCATCGAGGGTGCCGGCGACGCCGCGCAGATCGAGGGTCGCGTGACCCAGATCCGCCGCGAGATCGAGAACACCGACAGCGACTACGACCGCGAGAAGCTGCAGGAGCGCCTCGCCAAGCTCGCCGGCGGCGTTGCCGTCATCAAGGCGGGCGCGGCCACCGAGGTCGAGCTCAAGGAGCGCAAGCACCGCATCGAGGACGCCGTTCGCAACGCGAAGGCGGCCGTCGAGGAGGGCATCGTCCCCGGTGGTGGCGTGGCCCTCATCCAGTCCGGCCGCAAGGCGCTGGCCAGCCTCGAGCTGACCGGTGACGAGGCGACCGGCGCGAACATCGTGCGCGTCGCGATCGAGGCCCCGCTCAAGCAGATCGCGCTGAACGCCGGTCTCGAGCCGGGTGTCGTCGCGAACAAGGTGGCCGAGCTGCCCGACGGTCACGGCCTCAACGCCGCGACCGGCGAGTACGGTGACCTGTTCGCACAGGGCATCATCGACCCCGCCAAGGTGACCCGCTCGGCGCTGCAGAACGCAGCCTCGATCGCCGGCCTGTTCCTCACGACCGAGGCCGTCGTCGCCGACAAGCCGGAGAAGTCGGCGGCTCCGGCCGGCGACCCGACCGGTGGCATGGACTTCTGA
- a CDS encoding cold-shock protein: MTQGTVKWFNAEKGFGFITAEGQDVFVHYSNIDMTGFRVLEEGQTVEFTVGAGQKGPQAEAVRVVA; this comes from the coding sequence ATGACCCAGGGCACCGTCAAATGGTTCAACGCTGAGAAGGGCTTCGGCTTCATCACCGCAGAGGGCCAGGACGTCTTCGTCCACTACTCGAACATCGACATGACCGGCTTCCGCGTCCTCGAAGAGGGGCAGACCGTCGAGTTCACGGTCGGAGCCGGGCAGAAGGGCCCGCAGGCCGAAGCCGTGCGCGTCGTCGCCTGA
- a CDS encoding DsbA family protein has product MSSDESSQSSSSDRREAVREKALQVQTQQSRMRMLRRGTIGAVVVAAIVATTVIITSVVSSAVKPNLVPANAADDGFVVTSFDGIPAGSGAMDVSATPKASEDTGKSSTPAASDQAVVDIRVYVDYLSEGSGMFQQANVQQLAQWVGTDTVSLTYYPVAMLTAKSNGTKYSLRAASAAACVAGYAPERFAAYNHTLLTQQPAVDSGGYSDTELADMAQASGVSNPKPVRACIEDEKYLSWAKEATERALEDLPDTDGLVLTGTPTVLVNGIPYIGALDDAQEFSQFVMTSASDAYYQTPSPTPTPSD; this is encoded by the coding sequence ATGTCCAGCGACGAGAGTTCCCAGTCGTCCTCGAGCGACCGCCGAGAGGCGGTGCGTGAGAAGGCGCTGCAGGTGCAGACCCAGCAGTCGCGCATGCGGATGCTGCGTCGCGGCACGATCGGCGCCGTCGTGGTCGCCGCCATCGTCGCGACCACGGTGATCATCACCTCGGTGGTGTCCTCCGCGGTCAAGCCCAACCTCGTCCCGGCGAACGCGGCCGACGACGGCTTCGTGGTGACCTCGTTCGACGGCATCCCGGCGGGTTCGGGTGCGATGGACGTCTCGGCCACGCCGAAGGCGAGCGAGGACACGGGGAAGTCGTCCACCCCCGCGGCGAGCGACCAGGCCGTCGTCGACATCCGCGTGTACGTGGACTACCTGTCCGAGGGCTCTGGCATGTTCCAGCAGGCCAACGTGCAGCAGCTGGCCCAGTGGGTCGGCACCGACACCGTCTCGCTCACCTACTACCCGGTCGCGATGCTCACCGCCAAGTCCAACGGCACGAAGTACTCGCTGCGCGCCGCGAGCGCGGCGGCCTGCGTGGCCGGCTACGCGCCCGAGCGGTTCGCCGCCTACAACCACACGCTGCTGACGCAGCAGCCCGCGGTTGACAGCGGCGGGTACAGCGACACCGAGCTGGCCGACATGGCGCAGGCGTCGGGCGTGAGCAACCCCAAGCCGGTGCGCGCATGCATCGAGGACGAGAAGTACCTCAGCTGGGCCAAGGAGGCGACGGAGCGCGCCCTCGAGGACCTGCCGGACACCGACGGGCTCGTGCTCACCGGCACGCCGACCGTGCTTGTCAACGGCATTCCCTACATCGGCGCCCTCGACGACGCGCAGGAGTTCTCGCAGTTCGTCATGACCAGCGCGAGCGACGCGTACTACCAGACGCCGAGCCCGACGCCGACGCCCTCCGACTGA
- the msrB gene encoding peptide-methionine (R)-S-oxide reductase MsrB → MTYAVDKSDDQWRAELSPDQYAVLREAGTERPWTGELLDESRAGLYTCAACGAELFQSGTKFDSHCGWPSFYESVRPDAVQLIEDRSHGMLRTEVRCANCGSHLGHVFPDGFGTPTGDRYCMNSLSLSFAPEEQ, encoded by the coding sequence ATGACCTACGCCGTGGACAAGAGCGATGACCAGTGGCGCGCCGAGCTGAGCCCCGACCAGTACGCGGTGCTGCGCGAGGCGGGCACCGAGCGGCCGTGGACCGGCGAGCTGCTCGACGAGAGCCGCGCCGGCCTGTACACCTGCGCCGCGTGCGGTGCTGAGCTGTTCCAGAGCGGCACCAAGTTCGACTCGCACTGCGGGTGGCCGAGCTTCTACGAGTCGGTGCGGCCGGACGCCGTCCAGCTGATCGAGGACCGCAGCCACGGGATGCTGCGCACCGAGGTCCGCTGCGCGAACTGCGGCTCGCACCTCGGCCACGTCTTCCCCGATGGGTTCGGCACCCCGACCGGCGACCGCTACTGCATGAACTCGCTGTCGCTGTCGTTCGCCCCGGAGGAGCAGTGA
- a CDS encoding DUF3263 domain-containing protein, which translates to MPLSDRDRAILAFETEWTRHAGAKEEAIRAQLSLSPARYYQLLGRLIETADALEHDPMLVKRLRRIRDARARTRLERAAR; encoded by the coding sequence GTGCCCCTCTCCGACCGCGATCGCGCCATCCTGGCGTTCGAGACCGAGTGGACCAGGCACGCGGGTGCGAAGGAAGAGGCCATCCGCGCGCAGCTGAGCCTCTCGCCCGCCCGGTACTACCAGCTGCTGGGCCGCCTCATCGAGACGGCCGATGCGCTCGAGCACGATCCCATGCTCGTCAAGCGGCTGCGCCGCATCCGGGACGCCCGCGCGCGGACACGGCTGGAGCGTGCCGCCCGGTAG
- a CDS encoding LytR C-terminal domain-containing protein, producing the protein MAKSTYPRDRFDDLPADAGRIGAHRAENPRMNGWVVMIWAVVATVVLVAAGILGTLLATGRIDLFPAPEATVASTPAPEITPVLDPTYTVLVLNATSQDGLATEVKTEIEAAGWAAEDVLASEASQDDFETTTVYYAFEEDAAAAAGLADVLGGALVAQSDQYLQTAAGEGDEQPKQLTVVLGMDRVEEP; encoded by the coding sequence GTGGCGAAATCGACGTACCCCAGGGATCGCTTCGACGACCTCCCGGCGGACGCCGGCCGGATCGGCGCCCATCGTGCCGAGAACCCCCGCATGAACGGCTGGGTCGTGATGATCTGGGCTGTCGTGGCCACCGTCGTGCTGGTGGCCGCCGGCATCCTCGGCACCCTCCTGGCCACCGGGCGGATCGACCTGTTCCCGGCCCCCGAGGCGACCGTCGCCTCGACCCCCGCGCCGGAGATCACGCCGGTGCTCGACCCGACCTACACGGTGCTGGTGCTCAACGCCACGTCGCAGGACGGTCTCGCCACCGAGGTGAAGACCGAGATCGAAGCGGCCGGCTGGGCCGCGGAGGACGTGCTGGCCAGTGAGGCCAGCCAGGACGACTTCGAGACGACCACCGTCTACTACGCGTTCGAGGAGGACGCCGCGGCCGCCGCAGGACTCGCGGATGTGCTCGGCGGCGCCCTCGTCGCCCAGAGCGACCAGTATCTCCAGACGGCCGCCGGCGAGGGCGACGAGCAGCCCAAGCAGCTGACGGTCGTGCTCGGCATGGACCGCGTCGAAGAACCCTGA
- a CDS encoding type IV toxin-antitoxin system AbiEi family antitoxin domain-containing protein, translating to MCSAGDSVQSFGRLRATGMSRRAISSAVEDGRWRMLRRGVYASAGACLPLTEAVAHGGVLGCVSAARHLGLWVLDDSADVHVWMHRNGRRHHPRLPSPCGCTEHWDDGPPVDSFGTPSVPRVLRQILSCRGVEEFFVALESALRQRLLTAEGHQWLHTHTNEAARAAMRLARSDADSGLESLVRWRLRGHGLRVCTQAEVFGVGRVDLLVGDRLIIEVDGRDNHDDTSHRHKDLVRDAHAAAWGYRTLRFDYAMVVHDWDLVEAAILGALWADGAGVASRTE from the coding sequence ATGTGCTCCGCGGGCGACTCCGTGCAGTCCTTCGGGCGTCTCCGCGCCACGGGGATGAGTCGCCGAGCGATCAGTTCCGCGGTCGAGGACGGGCGTTGGCGGATGCTGCGCCGCGGGGTCTATGCGAGTGCGGGCGCCTGCCTCCCGCTCACCGAGGCGGTCGCGCACGGCGGGGTGCTCGGATGTGTGAGCGCCGCCAGGCATCTGGGCCTGTGGGTGCTCGATGACAGTGCCGACGTGCACGTCTGGATGCATCGCAACGGCCGTCGTCATCATCCGCGACTGCCCTCGCCGTGCGGGTGCACGGAGCACTGGGACGACGGTCCGCCCGTCGACTCCTTCGGCACTCCGTCGGTTCCGAGAGTGCTGCGGCAGATCCTGTCCTGCCGTGGGGTCGAGGAGTTCTTCGTGGCCCTCGAGTCTGCGCTGCGTCAACGGCTCCTCACCGCGGAGGGCCACCAGTGGCTGCACACGCACACCAACGAGGCAGCGCGCGCCGCGATGCGCCTGGCGAGATCCGATGCCGACAGCGGGCTGGAGTCGCTCGTCCGCTGGCGGCTGCGGGGGCACGGACTGCGGGTGTGCACGCAGGCGGAGGTGTTCGGCGTCGGTCGGGTCGATCTCCTCGTGGGTGATCGCCTGATCATCGAGGTCGACGGCAGGGACAACCACGACGACACATCGCACCGGCACAAGGATCTCGTGCGGGACGCCCATGCGGCGGCCTGGGGCTACCGCACTCTGCGGTTCGACTACGCCATGGTCGTGCACGACTGGGACCTGGTCGAGGCCGCGATCCTCGGCGCACTCTGGGCCGACGGCGCAGGGGTGGCGAGCAGAACCGAGTGA
- a CDS encoding nitroreductase family protein: MTGALEAVRARRSWSKVTDAAPTHAELLRLVSAAGRVADHSSLRPWRLIELRGSDREVLGRAIHKADGEKGHSTKPLRAPLLIAVVASYRKSGKVPRWEQEAVASGVAHMLSLLLDEAGWGVIWRTGHYTRSKAVAKAHGLGKDEELLGWLYVGGKPERSGGGRRKALDARPLLSRMPA; the protein is encoded by the coding sequence GTGACCGGCGCCCTCGAGGCGGTGCGGGCGCGGCGCTCCTGGTCGAAGGTGACGGATGCCGCACCCACTCACGCGGAGCTGCTCCGGCTCGTCTCCGCTGCCGGCCGGGTCGCCGACCACTCGTCGCTGCGACCGTGGCGGCTCATCGAGCTGCGCGGCAGTGACCGGGAGGTGCTCGGGCGTGCCATCCACAAGGCGGACGGCGAGAAGGGCCACTCGACCAAGCCGCTGCGCGCGCCGCTGCTGATCGCCGTGGTCGCCAGCTACCGCAAGAGCGGCAAGGTGCCCCGCTGGGAGCAGGAGGCGGTCGCCTCCGGCGTCGCGCACATGCTGAGCCTGCTGCTGGACGAGGCGGGCTGGGGCGTCATCTGGCGCACGGGGCACTACACGCGCAGCAAGGCGGTCGCGAAGGCGCACGGCCTCGGCAAGGACGAGGAGCTGCTCGGCTGGCTCTACGTCGGCGGCAAGCCGGAGCGCTCGGGCGGCGGACGCCGCAAGGCGCTGGACGCCCGCCCGCTCCTCTCGCGCATGCCCGCCTGA
- a CDS encoding DUF2332 domain-containing protein, whose translation MDHDLSAVADRYRRFAQTEAPGRSALYGEWAAGVAADVEIAGIIARIDAARRQPPLVFAVTRMLGAPESGYPAWAAWLRANADAVVRECGRRALQTNEPGRCAALLPALSAIRGPIALLELGASAGLCLYPDRYSYRYRGGPDLDPADGASTVVLEAEARGALPELRLPEVVWRAGVDLHPLDAADPDDRRFLTTLVWPGEDGRAERIAAALDIVAADPPLLIGGDATDPAVLDAAIALAPREARLVITTPGLLPHVPWAARERLFAHLREVDAEWVTIDPVGLHTQWEPAPAADLTGFVLGRNRRALAVVDPLGGFVEWRAGAEPVDG comes from the coding sequence ATGGACCACGACCTCTCCGCCGTCGCCGACCGCTACCGCCGGTTCGCGCAGACGGAGGCCCCCGGCCGCTCTGCGCTGTACGGCGAGTGGGCGGCGGGAGTGGCCGCGGACGTGGAGATCGCGGGCATCATCGCGCGCATCGACGCCGCGCGCCGGCAGCCGCCGCTCGTCTTCGCCGTGACACGGATGCTGGGAGCCCCCGAATCCGGGTACCCGGCTTGGGCCGCGTGGCTGCGGGCGAACGCGGACGCCGTCGTTCGAGAGTGCGGGCGCCGTGCGCTGCAGACCAACGAGCCCGGCCGATGCGCCGCGCTGCTGCCCGCGCTCAGCGCCATCCGCGGCCCGATCGCCCTGCTCGAGCTGGGCGCGAGCGCCGGCCTGTGCCTGTACCCGGACCGCTACTCGTACCGCTACCGCGGCGGCCCCGACCTCGACCCCGCGGACGGCGCCTCGACGGTCGTCCTCGAGGCCGAGGCCCGGGGCGCGTTGCCGGAGCTCCGGCTGCCCGAGGTCGTCTGGCGGGCTGGCGTCGATCTGCACCCCCTGGATGCCGCCGACCCGGACGACCGCCGGTTCCTGACCACCCTCGTCTGGCCGGGGGAGGACGGCCGTGCCGAGCGCATCGCTGCCGCGCTCGACATCGTCGCCGCCGACCCGCCGCTGCTGATCGGCGGGGACGCGACGGATCCCGCCGTGCTCGATGCCGCGATCGCTCTCGCGCCGCGGGAAGCCCGTCTCGTGATCACCACGCCCGGCCTGCTGCCGCACGTCCCGTGGGCCGCCCGCGAACGGCTGTTCGCGCACCTGCGCGAGGTCGACGCGGAGTGGGTCACGATCGATCCGGTCGGCCTCCACACCCAGTGGGAGCCGGCGCCGGCCGCGGACCTGACGGGGTTCGTGCTCGGCCGCAACCGGCGAGCGCTCGCCGTGGTCGACCCGCTCGGCGGTTTCGTGGAGTGGCGCGCGGGCGCTGAGCCCGTGGATGGCTAG